ACGTGAAgagaagttttaaataataaaaatattatttttctaacaattttttacaattaaaatgGGCTTATGTGCTTTAATTATTGAGTGGCCCTCCCTCCCTCAATTGAGTGAAATAacttttaagttaaaataaacaaaaaattgagATGGTGCCAATCGAATTTAAAAAGGAAACTCATTGTGGAGAGCCCAACTAAGGCCTATTGGGCCCAATCAACTACATAGCCCACATAAAATAATGTTCCCCGCACTTCCTCGTCCGCTTGACCCTGTTTGGATACATGTCCATCTTATTCGGTAATGTCACTCTTCGACTTTATAAACATTTGTATTTAGGAGGTGAAAAGTGTGAGCAAATGTCTATAACAAATATCATATTCACATTAGATTTATGTTTttaagaataagataaatcatcttatTAAGTGAAATACATCATTTTATGAAATTATAGGTAAAAATACCtctcaaagtttaaaaaaaaaaaaaagttattgatGTCGTgcttgcttttttattttttaaataaattttgtacatAAAAAGGTGTAGCAGTggacataaaagtatagattGTTTGTAATCCTTCGTTTCAGATgtttatttgagaataaaaaagaaaacgtGGAAACAACTTTTCCTTacttctcactttttttttttttgaacaagttTGTCGTTGCATTGTAAGCTAACCGATTATAACaacataagaaaaatatttcatccaacatattaaattttataaaactagtgtttaaaaatttttaaaaatagcaaCGATACAAGAGGAGATCTAAATTCCTGATTTCCAATCATACAAAAATATCTTGAGTTAATTTCTTCAATACCCTCCAGAAAGGTTGTGATTTTATAAATACCCCTTCAAATTGTAAAATATCATTGGTATCCTCATCCTTATATGCATTAAAACATATGTAGGgttaggggtgtaatgtgggccgtgccgggctggcaCGGCCCACGGCCCAATTTTTCTATCCTCTGGCCCGACACGGCCCTTTGGCCCGGAAGGCACGGGCCGTGTCAGGCTGGGCCGTGCTTCGGGCCGGCCTacaaagtatttattttttaaaattttttaaaaaatttagtatgaaatttaaaaatataaacaataaatatttttatttaaattaatattttgattaaaacattaaaaaattataaaaataattatactaaagtaaatatttatttttttaaaaaaataaataaatttgtattatttattttaaataaatatattatagacTTTTGGTCCAATGCACCAAAAAgtctttggtccattggaccaaaagtcCTCCtcagaccttgggaggagagcTCCTGGGGAGGGCCGAGCTCTTCTCCCCAGGAGCTCAGATCCCATGGCCCAAGGCAATTGCCTTCGGCCATGGGGTGCGGGCCGGGCTGGCCCggctggcacggcccaagcCGGCCATGTCGTGCCGGGCCGCCCGCCTACCCTCGACCCGGTACGGCCCAGGCCCGATTCGGCCCGTCGGACTCCAAAATGGTGGCCCAGCACTGCCCAGGGCTTCGTGCCGGCCCAGCCCGGCACGGATACTACACTACCCGTGTCATGCTGTGGCCCGGCCcgaggccgtgccgggccgggtggcccacgtgccgcccggcccgttttacattcCTATGTAGGGTTTAAACTTCAGGTTTGGAGTTTAGAATGTTGTTTGTGATAGATTTATATAATTAGAAGAGTACGaatgataaaattatatgaTTAGAGGGGTAAAAGTGATATTTGGATTTTGAAGggacatatataatattttgagagTCCAGGGATACTATCGATATCACTAAAATAAGTGCTTAgcgctatcaaattttctgccgttagatttattccttTCAGCATTTATATCCATTATATcacactattcaaccaaccacccacttaactcTAGAAAACCACTATCAACCTAATTGGAAatcaccatcatcctaaccatatacTTTTTCATTCAAAGGCCAAAATCTAATAGTGTCGATGACTTAGTGcgattaatagtattctagccaaATTCAATATTTTGAAGTGTAAAAGGATTATGTTTTAATATCTTCGGTTAATTTGATTAATACCCTCCAGAAAAAGGTCTTCATAGTTCTAGGGGTAAAACATTTCGAATACTGTGGGATTTTTGATAGAACCATATTCGCATCCCTATTGTTCTTTGAATGTGAATTTTCATTACCATATATCCGCTAAAACCATATtcagatttggatatggatcAGTTTATATTTGAATGTTatttaataatagtataaatataaatacaattataatatgaaaatcataataaaataaataaaaaatataataaaaaattactttatctTCCAACaaatcatatgatactaaagtgaatattcaataaaccatatggggcatctgaagtttttttttctatatattttaatagagAGTTAACggagagaataataaaaaaaaagaaaaaaaaaaacacaggagtattaaagttatatactttaaaccatgaaatattaaaataaaaaaaagctaaatcaCAAGAAAGATATTTggaacatttttaaattttaacatttatatttacattCTATCGAATCCTCCATTGAATTCGAGCAGAGTTTACCCCAGCCACTTTCACCGCTCCATTACCGTTCAGGGGCTATTTGGATACGcagtaaaaaaatttcagagagtttaaatatcataattttGGTCCAATTGAAATCGAGAATCTTATAActcgaaaaaaattttaagaatttattttaaaaaccgTTTGGATACCCATTATACAATTCAACGGGAAGAGGAGTTGGGCCCAAAAAAAGGCCCAAGCCCAAGTCCCCTTCAAATTGCGCTTCGGTTTTTCTCAGTTTTCGAGAAACCCCATTAGCGCCGCGGGGGAGGCGAAACTGCGTTTGGGAACGCGCTTCCGCGGCAGCAGCGGCGATGACGACGCGCATCGCCCCCGGCGTGGGCGCGAACCTCCTCGGCCAACACTCCGCCGAGCGCAACCAAGACGCCACCACCTACGTCGGCAACCTCGACCCCCAGGTTCTAGGGTTTCCCccactttctcttttttttttttcttttttttttttttttatagcattTCTATCCTTTATTATGCGGATTGTTTTACAATTTTAACTGATAATTcgtcatttttttttggtggattATTCGGTAACCTCCCATTGTTGCAATTAGGGCTTGTTAGGGTTTTTGGTGATGTGATGGGGTAGGTTCTGGTACAATTTTGAGATCGTTCCTAAATCTAATCGTTCTACTATGTTTACGGGGCTTTTATTAGGGTTTAGTGTTTGGATTTAGAAGCTGCTAGGATTCTTAGGATTATTAGCACTTATTTTTTATCTGATAGATTTGTCATTTCTTTCTTGATTATGTCGCAATTTTTCATTATTGTAATTTGGGTTTTAtgagttggattttttttttcccctcccccCGGTGATGTTGGGGTAGGGTTTGGTTACAGTTTTGCTATAGTTTGTTAATCTAATCGTTCTACTATGTTTATgacgtttagggtttagggtttagatttGGGAACTATTAGGCTTCTTGGGATGATcactgtagtttttttttttttttttttttttttttttttgcggaaATTTTTCGATGTAGGAGCTGCATACGGAAGTAAGGTTTGAAGCAGTTTTTATACTTTGAATTATATGCAAATGTTATTTTTAGGTTggaatgtatgtatgtatgtatgtagacCACCTCAACTCTAGGGCATTTTGAAAAAGTCCCAtgaattttcttatttatgATTGACACTCCCTTAGTTCTCATCTTTGTTAATCGAATTGGGGAATGAGAATAATGGTTACGACAATTGTAAAAATGTTGATGAGAGGGCATAGAAGAAAGAAATAAGGGGGAAACGTATATATCCAAATATATCCAAATTTTTCTGAATGAATTTCTTATATTGAACCTTCTTTTCAATCTCTTTGAGTGGACCCTTCTCTTATTTCAGGTATATATACTTTAGTTGTAAGGATCTTTGAAtaatttttcacaaataacTTTATTTTCTTCTGGAGTATCTTTATTTCTTTGAGTGGTTTTTCACGTAACCATTGTCTCTCTCAAGTAAATTCCACTCTGAGAAACCATGTATTTGCTCTTCTTTATTTTGTATGTCAAAAAATTTTCGGGCGTTTCATCGTTCTTGTTTGGATTATGTCGATGTTCATTTTCTAGGTTTCAGAGGAGCTTCTCTGGGAGTTGTTTGTTCAAGCAGGTCCTGTTGGTAAGTTGCAAATCGCCTTTTCGTTTGTCCTTTACTGAGATCGTTATATTCTCTGGGAAGATATTGTCCCTCCAGCACATTAGAGGGCACGTTTTCTCTGGTAATGTCTAGAAGGGCAATATCTCTCGACCACAAGGCAATATTTGCCGATTCTGAGTCTAGAAGAACAATATTCTCTgtattttgattattaatatttCTTTGCAGTCAATGTTTATGTCCCGAAAGATAGAGTTACAAATCTACACCAAGGATATGGATTTGTGGAGTTCCGTAGTGAGGAAGATGCTGATTATGTAAGTATCAAAATTTCTGTGCAAGGCTAATTGGTTTTCAATGTTCATCATATCATTAGATTTGATTTGTAGTAACTGGTTTAATTGATGGTGCGAATGTTGCAGGCTATTAAGATTTTGAACATGATTAAAATATATGGGAAGCCAATCAGGGTAAATAAGGTGTGTATGGTTTCACTTTCATCAATACATATCAAATACTTGTACTTTCAATATTCTTCTTTGGAGCTCTGCACAAACAAGTTGTAATCATGTTCACCGGTGTGCGGGACTATTTTCAGCATAGTTTATACTAGAAttcacttctttttttcttttttttttcttgtttcaggCTTCCCAAGACAAGAAGAGCTTGGATGTGGGTGCAAACCTTTTTGTTGGTAATCTTGATCCGGTAAATATTTCCTTTTCAAGAAAATTGTTCTGTTGGTAATCTTGATTCGATAAATTTCTCTTTTCAAGAAGTTCATTCATTCACGCATAGACATGTTGCTGATTGTTTTTCCTTTGGTATTCTAATTGCAGGATGTGGATGAAAAACTTCTCTATGATACCTTCAGTGCTTTTGGAGTAATTGTAACAAATCCCAAGGTGACATACTCCACTTTTTTTTACTGTCATTTTGGCTTTTTATAATACACTGATAGTAATATGATATTAGTTATGAGTTATTTGAACTTTTGGTTTATTAGTTTTTCTATTATACATTTTTTGTGCAATTTAGTGCATAAATTAATGATATCCCTCTTGTCCTTTTGCAGATAATGAGAGATCCCGAAACTGGAAATTCTCGAGGTTTTGGTTTTGTTAGTTATGATTCCTTTGATGCATCTGACGCAGCAATAGAGGTATTTTTCATTGATCTAGATATTGTGTAAATAGATTTGTGAACTGCTTTAGTGTTCTGCAATTACTGATGCTCTCTAGCTTATATATTCTGATTCTAATTAATTTCATTTCCCTTTGTATCTGAAAATCTGTGTATAGGCGATGAACGGACAATATCTCTGTAATCGTCAAATCACCGTCTCTTACGCATATAAGAAAGATACAAAAGGAGAACGTCACGGCACTCCTGCAGGTATGTCACTGCCTAAGAGTTCTTCCTTGCAAAGCCGATAATATCTTTTCAACCTCCTGATTTATTGTTAAATTTTCAAGATGGAGTGGATCAGTTTATGAGATTAGATTTAGGTGCTTTACCGATGCTGATCTCTACGATTCACCATCCTGTACATTTCTGTGCACAAGAATTCTAATGGGGCAAAATCATATTTTGCACGTCCTCCGTCCTTTGCAATGAAGTTAATAATGTGCAATGCCGTAATACCCCTGGATTGATCTCTAGGATCTCCTGTGTACTTGTATATACAATTGTGATTTCCTGTGGAAGAATGATTCCGGTGTGCTTGCCTTTTGGCATACTGGATCATGCCGACATCCTATATGGGCTATCTGCCTTGTTTGGAAATGGTATTTAGcatcctttttatttatttaggatCACTCAACTTCTATGTTTGAAAATGCAAGTGCAATGAAATAGCATACGGTCATTTTAACTGTAGCTAATAGAAGCTTTGCTGGAGAAAATAAGTTGTTGCATGTCAACTATTGCTTAAGTAGCTTCTGAGTATCCTTATAAAATAGCTTTGTCTTAGATAGATACTTCGGCCAGGGGTCCAGGGTATTGCTTGGGATATTCAACTTGACTGTGAAGTGTGGGGAATACTGTACACGCTCTCCTGATCTAGTGTAGATTGATCACATATCTGACTTGTAtaactaatttattttcttccaCCTGAAATATGCAGAGCGAGTTCTGGCAGCAAGCAATCCAGGCGCTCAGAAGAATCGTCCTCACACCTTGTTTGCAAGTGGTCCACCAACACTTCCTAATGGCCCGCCAGTGAATGGTGCCGTTGGTGCACCGATCCCTCGGCCATTCGCCAATGGCCCAATTCCGGCAGCTCAGGTGCCATCAGTTCGTCCACCGCCGCCACCGATCGGGCAGTTTCCCCCTCCAGTTCAGATGGCGCCTCCACCATCTTGGCCTGCTCAGCCACCACCTGGCCAAAATTTTCATCCATCGGCCATTCCGCCGCCCATGCAATTCAGGCCTCCACACAGCATGCCGCCACCGCCTCCACCTGCGGGTATGGTAAGGCAGGCACCGCCTCCACCCGCCGGAATGTTGAGGATGCCGCCTCCGCCTTCCGGAGCAGGTGTTCTGCCTCCACATATGTGGCGACCGCCCCCACCGCCACAACAAGCCGGTGGTATGCCACCTCAAATGTCGATGCAGCCTCCACCTCCCCCACATTCCGCAGGATGAGTTCTGTTGAATACTCTTCAATTGATATTGCCGGTGAATCTCGTTGCTTGGAGGTAGAAATTGGAGGAGGATCTGAGAACGCATTTCcgtttcgattttttttttttgacgtaCTTCGGTACCTAACGGTTTTAATTAAGAATCTTGTCGACTAACTTCGATTGCCAGGCAATCCAAGAAACGGATGCAGCTTTCTCCGTATTATACCATCCCAGACTTGATGAAGATGGTTGTAGAGTAAATGGTTCCTTGCGGATTCTCCTCTACTGTTTAGTGCCCTGTATGACTTACTAGTAAGAACTCGTTGTAGTATCTCTGGTTTTATCTGTGGTCCCAACTTAGATTCTTTCGTGTCGCTTCCGGTGGAACTCTTTGGCTTCCTGGAACTTCTTTTGAGTAGTACGTTTGCCTCAGATGTATAATAATCGCTCTGATTAAATGTTGCAGCCTTATGTTGTGGAAACAATGAAAACATGATTTAAATCATTTTTACTAAGTTAAATGCGCGTAGTCCCGAAAGTTTGTACGTAGAAAATCCATGTTCTGCATTGTTGTTGATGATATTGACATTGATTTTTATTTGTGCTCAAACTCTTCATTGAAAGATTGCCGAAGGCTTGTAGTCTAGTACATGTACTAGTAATTTACTATCAAAGCATGGACATGACAAACCCTATTAATTAATTCATGGTATCTTAATATATCTATTAGGGGTCCTTTGTTCAAAGTTTGtcatatttcaaaaatattgtaaattatatatttgaaatgactAGTTTATTACTAACTTAAATAAACTATTTATAATTCTCATTAAgtatgaaaatgaaaatatattttaattcatgataattttatattccTATCATGCAGAAATTTTTAAGGATTTCGCTACACTTATATGTTGGATAACTCTCCAACTTGAGTCCAATAATACGataatgttttaaatattttttattaaaaatttaagagtattatcaaaatattataaaccgTAAAACCAAACGAGCTCATAGTTTTTATTTACAAATCTATGATGATTCTGTTACAACCTTTTATTACTGCTTCGTAATTTGATTTATATGataatgatttgaatattttgagTAGGCATTAAGAAGGATTTACAGAATATTGCAAATCGTGAAATGAACAATCCGTACGAGATAAAAACATGAAAAACATTTTATCCacataactttttaatttgcaCTACATGTATTTAGGATTTTTAATGTCACAACTGTTGTCATCACCCCTATAGCCTACGGTGGTTGGTAGCAACGATTTAAAACCTCGTTGCGGGATCAGGGATTACCGATTAAACAAGTAGGTTGACTAATGTCCACACGAAtgtcataaatatttatttattattttttaatattatatatagtaaaaatatatattaagtatagtattttatattattttttaaaattatcatattatatattaattaaaaatatattcaaatataaattattaaaaaaaaataatattattaaaatgtaaagtaaaaaaaattcggCAGGTTCTTTTAAAATTGGGCCAGTTGACTGGTTGAACCACCACTTTTCTCAACTGGTCAAAACGGAGTTTTGAGTCAGTTCGATTTAATGGGTTGAACCGAGCCCGTTTCGACACTGCATCACGGTTCAACCGGCCGAACCGACTCGGGTTTTAAAACACTGGTTAGTAGCTACGCCCACTCTCATCATTATGATTGAGGATTAAATCCTGCTTCGAGTGAGATAAGTGGGCGGGCCACTTAGTATTTGGACCATtattagttaattcgcgaattatttatgaattattaaaaattcgaataaaacagtctatatacaatttatttctaaaaaatcaaaataatacatgaattttttggttagatttattatttacGAATAATTCGTTTATACTGAACTATTCACCGAATTATTCGCGgattattgaaaaattttataaactttcGAAATATATGGATTGTGAAAAAGATGAAGACGGAGACACCaataatttgctttttttttttttacttaatctattttattttgtagctctatttttttatatttttaaaattttataactatgtatgctaatagtataaatctagagaaaaaaaatagtttaatacctgaattttttatcctaaattgttaattggtgaacgtatagtATTCGTAAAAATCGCGTATATGAATAATTATTTCTAAActgtattttttaacaaattaaaaaattaaaatacgaattttattttaattatatctgtatcgaatttttaccgaattctaattaactaactataatttggacccaaaaaaaaagatttattgcCTTCGTGCCAACTGCCGAGCAGTACTGGCATTAGTGGCTagcactgttttttttttttttttttttttttttttttttgagagataggtagtacgctatccgcttcgtttactttatttagaaataaacttagctagaaatatgaatcaactaggattcgaacttgggtctcggatactaaACACTAAGTCCTtaccacttgttctagggacggtcggtgtggCTAGCACTGTTGCTTCGTACGCAGCTTGCAGCTTTTGAGGTACGAGCAcacattttgaaatatttagccGACAAAATCTAAGCGTGTGATTGCAAGTTTCCTCCTCTCCCACGAAACTCTGGATTTTAGTTTGTAACACTAGGGCAGGGTACTACCGTCCCTAGcgtaaatgataaaaaatttaataattgatatccgagatcccgaatttgaatcctaatttatttatatttttaattaaatttatttctaaataaaataaatgaaacgtgtagtatgctacttatctctaaaaaaaaaaaaaatactatggTAGGATTTGTTTACAATCCCGACCCAAGTAAAATGAATTAAGATTTGGCGTGGATTATTAGGGATTTGCTGTAAGAAAGAACGatatacaattattttgttattttgtagGTGATATCCTAACATGAATGTACCAttgtaaaaaattgaaatagttccatatataagatataataagactAAATCTTTTAACTCGATTATAACATTTTGAACGGTTGGTAAgtccaagaggttaaaaggATTAATCGCGTTAGGACTAAAGTAGTTCTATAATAGAGGATTTTTTTGAaaagtggggcgtcacagttaGTATCGTAGCTAATAACCGACCAATTATGTAAATGAGTTTCGACTGAATTAGGGTCATATATAAGTAGAGTGCGACTTTTTGATTGATGATTATTGTAGGAGTGCAACTCCCCACGAAATTGGCTAATGGTAGCGAGGGgatgagtctcacatcatcGAGTGCTTCTGAATGTGTTTGAGTTTGACGAGTACGTcaggacttaaaaaaaaaagaaatgtgacACTCTAAGAATTTGGAATAGATCTACGTACATATAAGGTATACTAGAAATAACTCTCTTGACCCAATATAGTATTTTGAACAATAACTAagcctaaaaattaaaaaggtcaAATGTACTAAATCTAGAGTAGTATTAGAATGGATGCCCTCCCTAGAAAGAGGACCCTCATAGTGCATTCCACGAATTAAAGCcggttaaaatataatttctaaaGTCTCGCCGAAAAACAAAGAAGCATATTTTAGTATTCCTtcacttttaacttttttttctacaatttttgTTCTTCTAATAGCGTTAGTTGTTGCTCAATACCAAATGAGCGCTTAGATTTTGTTCGGATGTTAGAATAAATTACGGAGCAATAACCTATATACAATATTCCAATGCAACTTAGTACCTTACCTTTTGTCCATTCAAAAATTCCCACAGTCAAAAATTCTACAGGTAAGAAATTCCACCAGCATTAAGTTTTTCTTATTACGAAGAAGTGACTAAGAATCTACAAAATCTATACCTTTCTACATGAGAATTGATAATTTCATAGCTAAATTTGATATCGCAATATATTATATCTGATCATAATTTAGACTTTTTTGCTCCGACAATATCAAAATTTAGTCAGAAAATATCAGTTCCCTTCTGCAAAGTTCTTGAGTAAATCTCTATAAAAAGGGCCATATCCTTTTCAACTAAATTATCTTTAGTGAATCTAACTAATAAGTACATAACAAATATCATTTCTAAACTGACCCAGGTGATTCAtgccttcattttttttaattctcccCCCCCCTCTCTGCTACTAACAACAATTTAGCATGCTCATACACAGCTGTTCATTGTGTAGACCCCCCAGAAACAAATCGAAGTTTCCGGAACGACGAAGGAGCGGAGAAGCCCATAGCCGGCACGACGGCATACAGCACATGACACTGCCCAGATGACTCTGAACACTGCAGCATAAAAAACTAATCCATGCAAGCTAAATCTCCACATTTAGGTCAATGTAGAGGCTTAGTATAATAATTCTCGGATCCTGCGAGGAATCGGAGTTCGATACGGAGGTTTAAGATCCGTCCATCTTGCGGTTTTGGCCGTACCTCGATTAATTTACTGAGCAATCAAGAGGCTGGATTAACAAAAGGTTGTAAGATTAATTTATCTAATGTCAGTTCAGCTGCAACCACTACTGTATCTCAAGAACAGTGACAGGTTTCAGCACCTGTATTTTTATGCCCTTGCTGTAACAACTAGCAGTACAAAATTTGGGTTTCTGACAAGCAATTGGTTTTCAGGCAGAGGCCAGGggatatttttttgattttttggctTGACAGGAGCTTTTGCAGAAGTGTTTTTTTGATATGATCTGAAGAAGTCAAAAGCAGCAGTTATTCATTGAAATTCTGTCAACAAATTTTCGATGCATTCAAAGTAGAAGTTTTAAACCAGTAGCATGGTTAATGTGGGGAAGATAATATATCCAATAATAACTAATtcaatatgaatattttttttctgtgattGAAAATaagaagtttgatttttatcCTATAAAAGACCTTGATTTAATAGGATAGTATATCTCATCTTTCATTTATCTCtttcatttattctttttagatataaacttagttaaaaatataaagcaattatgctccgaacttaggacctcggtTACTAACTATCAAACTTTTTACCGCACGCGTTAGGGATCGTTAACTACTCCGTTTAAGGCACCTCATAGTTAGACCTGACAATCTCTAACCGTACTCGTGGATACCAGCGGGTTACCCACAAATTTACAGGTAtaagtattaatttttcttatccaaaaaaaaagggtaaaacgGATAGGTACTGTTAAGTTCTAGGCATTTTGGATAAACCACGGGCACccgcatttttttttaattaaaaattatataatcttTATGA
This genomic interval from Ananas comosus cultivar F153 linkage group 8, ASM154086v1, whole genome shotgun sequence contains the following:
- the LOC109714264 gene encoding splicing factor 3B subunit 4: MTTRIAPGVGANLLGQHSAERNQDATTYVGNLDPQVSEELLWELFVQAGPVVNVYVPKDRVTNLHQGYGFVEFRSEEDADYAIKILNMIKIYGKPIRVNKASQDKKSLDVGANLFVGNLDPDVDEKLLYDTFSAFGVIVTNPKIMRDPETGNSRGFGFVSYDSFDASDAAIEAMNGQYLCNRQITVSYAYKKDTKGERHGTPAERVLAASNPGAQKNRPHTLFASGPPTLPNGPPVNGAVGAPIPRPFANGPIPAAQVPSVRPPPPPIGQFPPPVQMAPPPSWPAQPPPGQNFHPSAIPPPMQFRPPHSMPPPPPPAGMVRQAPPPPAGMLRMPPPPSGAGVLPPHMWRPPPPPQQAGGMPPQMSMQPPPPPHSAG